The genome window caagttaatcactaaagggatgttgcctataagcttaaattatacataatggcccatccctgggaaccctgcttcccacgtgatgagcattaagctaaaatacctttgtttagctcaaaggaaacatcctgaccaggcccacctgtgaatgactgcagcaaggaagaaattaacacatcctctCTGGAGGCTGACCGGAACCAGGGCATGTTTGACgttaccccctccccttttagtataaaagaagcctgaattctgacTCATGCAAGATGGTTCTTAGGGGCACAAGCGCACCACCTTCTCCGTCCGCTGGCTTTATGAATAAAGTCGCTGTTCTTTGCCTCAACAActcatctcttgatttattggcctggcATGCGgcgagcagtacaagcttggactcagtTAACAGTCCCTCTGGCTCCCTTGGTGTTTTGGACGTGATCTAGGCTGTCACTTATCGTAGCTGAGTCTGTGTCAGTCTCAAATCTGGGACCTTCCTGAGTTATGCTTTCCCTTCCTGTTCTTGGTCTAGAGACATGACAGTTGAGAGCAAGGTGGCACCCCTAGATAAAGGTGGCACTCAGGAAATTGGGACTGTGCAGCagggggaagggagcagggcTGTGGTTTGAGACAGACTCGGGTTCAAATCTTGggcctgccacttactagctgtgagatgTTAGCAAGTTAACACCAAGTCTGATCCCAATTCCTCATCTGCAAACCCAGAGAACAGTGCCTCTGTCAGCACTGGACCACAGTGACATGAGCTACATCCTTGGGATCTGGAGAGCCAGTTCTGCACACAGGGTGTGGACGAACTTGGACTGCTCCGTCTGCTCTCATGTGACGGCCAATGCTGTCCTGGAGGCGGAATATCAGAAACAAAATTCTCACAAAAGTTCCTGCTGGGCTGAGTGGAGCTCAGGGGAGCTCCCTTGTCTAGTTTAGACAAGTGCCTTAAAAAGGGGGTGCCCCCACATGGTGGGAGCGCTACCAGTGGACAAGAACATCCGGTGGAGGGTGTCAAGGAAGGGCTGGTCCAGCTGTCCCTCCATGCCTGGAACTTTCCGGCTCCTCCCTGAGCTAAGCCTAAAGGCTAGGGGTCTCAGAGCCGAAAGCCTAGGACCAGTGGTTCTGAGTTTTGGGGATCAAGTAGGTCTTGTCTGTGGTCAGCAGGTGGCGCTGAGCCCTCAGTTCTGCCGGTTCACTGTCACCAGCTGTTTAAGGTGCATGAGGGAGTGGAGGAAGGTTACTCTGGATGGTCCCCAGAGAAGGTGCTGCCCAGGAGCTTCTCATTAGTGAGTCTGGCCCCCTCCTCTGGTCTTAAGGACAGCCAAGCTGAGTCCCAAGAGCCAGGCACTGTCCCCAGAACTCTGGGCCAACTCTGAGTAGCTTCTCATCCCTTCTTCCTCTAAACCAGAAACAGGTCAGCTCAGCAAGGAACCAATGTTGGGGGTCTGTGGGTGCAGAGAGGGGGCATCTTAGAGCTTCGACCAGCAGCTTCCTGGCCGTTCGGCCCTGCCTCTGGAGTAGCCTGGGACAAACTCTCACTGATCCAGCCAAAGCCCTCTGCAGGCCTCAAACTGCAGCATTGACCTTGGCTTGTTGTCCTGTACAttatccatcattcattcattcattcattcagcacttaCTCAGGGCCAGTCACAGTGCTGAATCAGGCACAgtccctgacctcaaggagcCATGGACTTGGGGATGGGGAGACGGACCCATAAACACAGGCAAAAGTAGAATGCCCACAAgcacagaggaagggaagggaccaTCGCTTCCTAGAGGAATCAGGGGAGGCTTCAAGGAGGCATCATTTGGCTTGGACCTTAATGGATTTCAACAGGTAGAGATGAGGCTTGGGCAGTCCAGGCAAAGGGAATAAGTGAGCAAAAGCTCAGATGTAGGAAGATAAATACAAGGAGGGGATACTGAGGCTGCCAGCGGGACGGCTGGTTGCACAGTGTCCTGGCCAGAGAACAGTAAGCTGTAAGGCTGGAAAGCAGGCAAAGCCTGAAATGACTGGTCACAGGTCTAACCTTGACCAGAAGGTGATGAGGAACTACTGGAGGCACTTGACATTGGAGAGAATGATGTCTTTTAATAAGACCACTCTGGTGGCTACATGGCAGATGGTGTGCAGAGGATGAGATGGAGACAAGAAGCCCAGGTAACAGGTGCAGTCACAGCCCCTGTCATCGGGGTCTGAGCTGGGAGGGGACACTGTGTAGAAAGTAAGACCAGGCAGAGAAATGCATCACCAGGGGACATATAATAGCACCTTCTCTCAGCATTTGCTTGCTCAGTTGTCTCATCACGTGGCTGATTGAACAGCAGTCtcaacagttaacatttattgagcactggtTATGGACGAGGCACTCAAGCATTTGACATAACGCTTTTCACTTACTCCAAcaattctatgaggtaggtactattagtatccccactttatagatgaggcaactgaggcacagagaggttaagttatgtGACAAAGGTCTTAGAACTCAAGCAGCTGTTTTGAGAGCTAACGCTCCAACTGCCACACTAATGCCTGTGACATATCCGCCTCTCTCCTTGAGCCCCTCGGCCTTCCATCAGTCCCCTGGGAGTGGAGGCAGGGCTCAGGGCTATAAGCCTGATGGGTGCCCAACTGAGATGGTCAGACGGTCTTGTAAGGCTGGGCTACCGAAGGCAGGAAGGGGAAGTCTCTGAACTGGGGGAAGAGGGCCAGCCCCAGGTCCCTTTCCTGGCCTCCCAGCTAGGGTCCATGGCACCTCTGAGATGTAGGCTGGCAGCTGCCAGCCCCTGctctccctgcccaccagcaAGAACAGCCCAGAGTTTAGGTCACGAAGGGGGAGGCTTTATTGACAATGGAGAAGGCAGAATTCTGGGCAAGTACACACAGCACTGCTCCAAGAGTCCGGCTTGCGGGTCAAGCCTGCCAGGACCGAGGGCCTTTTTGCCTCAGGGACCTCACCCACCCCCTCCATCCTGAGCTTTCCAACATCTCCTTTTCTAGCAACCCAAAGGCCCTCTGTGGCCACCCTCTTGACAAAGTGAGTGGCAACCACTGGGGGGGAGCCAGGCCAGAGTACAGTCTGAGGCCTGCCAAGTGTGGTGGGCCCAGGACCCCAGTCTCTCCCCAGCCTCTTTCAGCTTGGCACGCCAGGGTCCGCCCCAGCCCACTCCAGCCTCCCAGGGCCGGGGACAGAATGGGAGCAGGCAGGGgcagcagccccagcccctggagcCCCCATTGAAGAAGCCTTGGGGTCAGGGGTAAGGGGCCCGTCTCCCCTTCCCCGtgcctgggcagggctcagcaagGTAAGCCTCCCGGTTCCATTTCCTCTCTGCCAAGCCCGCCCCAGGGAGGCTCCACATCTCCAACCCTCCAGCTAGACTGTGCTCCCTCATTGCCTGCCCTCCCCAGCAGGCCAGGCCCACCCGTTTGGCCATCATCTTTTCAGAGACCAAGTAGGGGCTGGGGCCTCACCACAGGCATCTCTCAGGGCCACAGAAACAGAGCAGCAGGCCTCCCATCTGGGGACTGTTCTTCCCCAGCCACCCACCCGGCTTGCAGCCGGTCAGTCGTGGCGGCCAAGGACTAGATGGGAGTCCCAGCTTTAGGGCCTGACACTTCTCACAGCTCCCCTAGCTTGGGGCGGGGTCGGGGGGAAAGCCAGTCCTGAGTTGGGGCTGGGAGGAGCAGGGACAAAAATAACCCGGTACAGGCTCCTGCTGAGGCCAGAAATAGAGTAGCGACAAGTGCCTTGCAACACCCTGGGCGAGCAGCCGGAGGGGAGGCTGAGATGAGGAGGGCCCAGCCTCTTAACAGGTCCTGTCCTGGCCGAGGGGCCCGCACCACGTCCGCTCTACATACCATGCCACACTGGCCTGCACACACATgaggagggaggtccaagggAGCAGGGCTCAGGACAGGGAATCTGGAGACATGCTGAActtggccttggccttggccACGGCCATGCTGCGCTTGCGCAGGGACCCGCGGGCGAGGGTCAGGATATCCAGCAGGCTGGGGTCCTCATCCAGCTGGCGGGCCGTGCAGAGCGGCGTGGGCACTTTGATGGTGTTGCCAAACTTGGAGTAGTCCACAGAGTAGCGGCCATCCTCCTCAGACACGATGGGTACAAAGCGCTGGCCCCACAGGATCTCGTCGGCCAGGTAGGAGGTGCGGGCCTGGGTGGTGATGCCCGTGGTTTCCACCACACCTTCCAGGATGACAACGATCTCAAGGTCGTGATGGTGGTGCAGGTCGCAGGGCGCCAGGTCATAGAGCGGGCTCTTGGCGTCAATGACGTGGTAGATGATGAGGGGAGCCACCAGGAAGATGTTATTGCCACCCACACCATTCTCCATGGGGATGTCCAACTGGTGGAGGGGTACCACCTCGCCCTCAGGGCTGGTGGTCTTGCGCACCACCTGCATGTGGATGGTGGCGCTGATGATCATGCTCTTGCGGAGGTCGCCCACGCGCAGCATGAAGCAGAGGCGGCTGTGGCGCAGGGCAATGACGGCATGCTTGCTGAAGATGAGGGTCTCAGCCCGCCGGTGGGCCTGGGCAGTCTTCATGAAGATGCAGCCCAGCATGATGGCATTGATCATGAGCCCCACGATGTTCTGCACAATGAGGATCAGGATGGCCAGAGGGCACTCCTCGGTCACCATGCGCCCGCCGAAACCAATGGTCACCTGTACCTCAATGGAGAAAAGGAAGGCAGATGAAAAGGAGTGGATGCTGGTGATGCAGGGCACAGCAGCAGCCTCACCAGGGGCCAGGTCACCGTGGGCGAAGGCGATGAGCCACCAGACCATGGCAAAGAGCAGCCAGCTGCACAGGAAGGACATGGTGAAGATGAGCAGCGTGTATGGCCACTTGAGGTCCACGAGCGTGGTGAACACGTCCTGCAGGAAGCGACCTTGCTCCCGGATGTTCTTGTGGGCCACGTTGCAGTTGCCATTCTTGGACACGAAGCGGGCTCTCCGCTCACGGGCACGGTACCGGGGCTCTGTCGGGTCCTCTGCTAGCCGCGTCAGCACATACTCCTCAGGGATGATGCCTTTGCGGGACAGCATGGCTCCAGCGACCACCAGGGGGAGGTCTCCCCCATGGGGGAGGAGCAACCACCTGACTGAGCCTTCAGCCTACTGTGGGGTTTCCGCCCTGGGAGCACCCTAAGTCTGCACCGGCCTCACTTCTGAGATGCCTCCCCAGCTAGACTCATCCTCACCTCCACCTGGCCCCTCCTTCACTTTATACCAGCCTCACACCTCAGCCCACCTGCCAGCTGCCTACTGAACCCCCCACTCTGCCTGTTCCCCACCTGGCTCTGGATCCCAGCTCAGCTCTCCTCCACTCGCTGACCACCCCTGGGCGTCTCCCTAGGACCCTTCTCCCCACTCAGCCTTCTTTCTCAACCCACCTCTCCCACCTGGGAACGTCACACCTCCGGATCTTACCAACCGACCACACCCCACACAACCCGCACCGTGTTTCCCGCCTCACCCGTTTCTGCCCCGGGCTCCCCTCCAAGCTCCAGTTTCATACCGTCTCACCTCCTGGTACCTCTTTCCTACCCCACCCTCCGTAGCGCTCTCGCCGCTCTCCGATCTCCCTCTAGCTCTCGTCCTCTCTGTCTCCTTGGGATCCTCCGCCCTCCAGAGTCACCACCCCACCCAGCTCCACTCCTGATCCCCTCGCCCCCAGCGCGACCTGGCTGGCGAGGCCCACTCTAAGCCGCGGCCTCCCGGCTCTGCGCCGGCAGCACGCACGCCGGCGCCGCGACCCCGCCCGCCGCTCCGTCCCTGCCACCCCCCGCTCCTCGCCGCGGCACCTGCTCCTGCTCATCAAGCCGCAGTCCtcgcctccccgccccctcctgcTGCCCGGGCGCTCGCGGAGGGCCGTCCTCCGGTCCTTCTGTGTGTCAGTCGGCCCGCGGAGACCGACCTGTGCTAGGTGGGGTAGAGAATTGAGGACACCGAGCGCCGGAGGCGTGGAGTGGGGGCCGGGGGCCGCCAGGGGGAGCCCGACCTATTCCTGGGCTGGAGGGCTGGCGGGCACAAGTGCAAGCCCCGCCCCTCGCCATTCACCTCCCACCGCCTTCCTTCTCCCGGCTCACTTCTTCTGGCCTTGGGAGTTTTACCAATCAGATGGACCAAAGAGGTTCCTCCCAGACCACGCGCTACGAAATTAGggcagggcggggcaggggggcgTGAAGGGAGTCGTGACCCGCCCTCCCATTCTGGGGACCGATGCTCTGTCGCCCTGGTCCCACCGCAATTTTCCCATCCTGGGTTGGGTCAATATCCGCCTGGGTTTTGTGGGCTCCCAGCGAAAGGCGGTACCGAGGAGCTGTGTCACCAACCTGGTGACTGGGGTTGGGGCGGGGAGATTAGGTGGCCCGAGGACTCCTAACTGACCGCTTCTTTTCTTTGGCGATGATTTTAGTATTTTCAGAGTCACGAATCCTTTGAGGGTCTGATGAAAGCCACGGACTtccggggggaggggtggagatgtACCTTAGTAGGTGTAGAAACATAGTTTAATACCCACTACAGGGGATGCTGGATGCTGCAGCCCAGAAGCCTGGGTGGTTGCATCTTCTCAATCATGACCCACACTTTCAATCCCAcccctgcattttattttatcttattttattatttatttatttaaaattttaaaaaatttatttattttatttatttatttttggctgtgttgggtctcgttgctgtgcgtgggctttctctagttgcagcgagcgggggctcctcttcgttgaggtgcgcaggcttctcattgtggtggcttctcttgtggagcacgggctctaggcacttgggcttcagtagttgtggcacgcaggttcagcagttgtggctcgcaggatctagagtgcaggctcagtagttgtggcacacgggcttagttgcttcgtggcatgtgggatcttcccggaccagggctccaacccgtgtcccctgcattggcaggcggattcttaaccactgcgccaccagggaagcccccacccctGCATTTTAAAGGGGGTTTGAGCTACTGGCACTTGCTTTACACCTCCTTACACCTGCAGCCTGAGGAGCTGTGTCAGGGCTGGTTTGGGCACTGGGGGTCCTAAGCTCTTGGCCTGAAGAGGAGTGGCGTTTCTACTGCAGGCATCAACCTAGGATTGTCCTGTGGCTTGGGGCCCCTCTACTACTCATGGTAGATCTTGGGCTATACTACCAGAGATGCAGTGCttagggtggggaagggaaaatAGGGTGAGCAGAGAGGGCAGCTCAAGGAGACAGAGTTACACAGGAAAACTCTGGGGCAACTATGGCTGCTCAGCCATCAGAAAAGGAACCTTGGAGAGTCTTCCCAGGGAGTTCAGATACTATCGCAGAAACCCCTGGGGTCCAAGGAGGATGGACTAGTTATTTTGTGTGGTCCAAAGTATAAACCAGTATAGACACTGGAACAGAGGCAGGCTTTGATTTCACGTATGGAAGAGTCAGTTCTAATTACCAGAGATGACCCTCATCTATGGGGTATCCAAGTCGAGGCTGGCACACCATCAGGGGAGCTATCGAGGAATTTGGGCTAGGATGGCCTTAGTCATCTCTGCAAGACTTCAGTGTGAGCTGTGACGTGCCCCTGTGCCCTTGCTACTTCCCTTTAATTCCTTGGCTGGTCGTaggcatggggggggggggcggtgggaatCCTCTTTTCCCTCCTTAGGCTCTGCTCCTGGGAGGCCCAACAGTGGAGGGAGTGCTGGGCCCCCAGAGGCATCTCAGAGGTGGAAAGGTTAGGACTTGCCTCACAGCGTGGCCCTGAGGCCTCGCTTGCCAGGAAAGCGAGCCCGCCACCAAAAGTGCTCAGCCTCCTGCTCTGCTCCATCCTGCACCTCCTCATACTCATCTCCCCCAAACACTGCACTTGTCAGGTCCCTTTCGCATTCAAAAACCTTCTCCACTTCCCTTTTGTGCATAGGCATGTCCCAGACTCCTTGTCCTGGCATTCAAGGCTCTCTGATCTTATTTCCCCTCCCCGTCTTGGGCCCTTTTCTCTAGCTCTCTGCTTATCTAATTCCCACCCTTCCCATGCCCAACTTAAATCCTGCCTCTCCCAGGCAGCCTGCCAGGCCTCAGAGAGCTCTCCCTTCCCGAGCTCCTCTGGCTCCTGGAATAGCCAGAAGGGTCTGTACTGGACCCCTCTCCAATGACTGGTGGATTTTCTTTACACTGTATGACTCTGACCCCCTTGCACACAACAAGGATGAAGGCCCAAGACTCCTGGGTCTGCACCCCAAGGGCCTGGTACAGCCAGTACTGAAGGCAACatgtaaatgataataaaatgatATGTAAACAAGCACCTTCCTTTCTTGGTGGGACAGGTATACACTCGTGTCTCATGATGCACATGGAGTCTGAGGACAGCTGTTTTTTAGTCTCCCCAGTGTCTGGGCCCCAGTATGTCCCAGTCACTACCTGGCTGACATGTGGCATATGTACTCTGCTTTCTCTCTGAAGGGCCACCCTCCTCCCACTTCTGAATGTCCTTATGTGTGGGATGGACAAGGGGACATGTGATTCAGGCCCCTCTCTTTTTCAGAGGGGTAGGATGTAAGCTGGAGGTGCTAGTGGCCATCTGtcatgggggagggagaggaagatggAATTCATCACCCCTGATGTCAAACACCTGGATCTAGCCGTGCTTGAAGTAGTATACCTCCTGGTCTTCTCAGTCATATGGGATAATAAATTCCACTGTTTAAGCCACTTTGAGTTGGGTTCCTGTCATTTGCAATGGAAATAATGCTAATCCGGGGTACCTGGGGACCCACAATTTTAATCCAAGAATTAAACTGAGAAGGAAAAGGGACCAAGCTATATGCAGATCTGCTACCTTATCTGATGAGATAATCACAAAAATACTATaactctgttatggactgaattgcattccccccaaaattcatatattggagCCCCTGCAATGTGATAGGGCCAGTGAAGAGGTAATTtagtttaaatgaggtcataggaGTGCAGCCTCATCCAATATGTCTAGTATCCtaataaggagagagagagataaaaggggtgtgcacacagaggaaaggctgcGTGAGGACGCAGCTAGAAGGTGGCTGTCTGGAaccgaggagagaggcctcaggagaaaccaagcctgcgacactttgatcttggacttccaggctccagcaCTGTcagcaataaatttctgctgtttaagccacccaggctatggtattttgttacagcagccgaaTACAACCTAGCAGACTAAGACAGCCCtcatgtcacagatgaggaaacatgcTTTTGCCCACACTCACAGAGCTTCCTCAGGTCTGCCTGATGCTAAAGTCAGACTGCTTCCATGGGACCCACGGTCCACCCCAGTCCCTGCCCACCAGACCCACGGCCTCTGGTAGGAAATAACCAGTCTCTTTATTTACAAGTGATTTTACAGTTAGAGAACCCGGGCGGgagttgggggcagggtggggcatgGGATGGCACTTGGGCTCTGGTAGGTCACTTGTCTGCACGGACAAAAGAGGCAAAGACGCTGTCCTTCTGGCTGAGCAGCTTCTCTGGCTTGTCGAACTCAAGGATGGCGCCGCGCTTCAGGACGATCACCAGGTCTGCACTCAGGATGGTGTGCACGCGGTGCTGGGCGGGGCAGGAAGGGCTGTCAGGGTTGCGGGGGGGGCTGGCCTGGGGCAGCTGAGGCATCCCTCCTGCAGCTTGGAGGAGGAGGCATGTGGCCACAATGTCTTATCTCTGTGGTGACTGCCCTTGCCCGGTGTGGCTGTAACTCCAAACCCTCCATCTGCTAATGCCACCCTCTCCCTCACCAGGTCTCAGCTCTGCCCCACCTCCAGGCTTCAAGACTCAGAGATTCTCCCAACGCCCCCATCTCCCATTTGCTCTGGAGAAGTAACCCTAGCCTAGCTCACAGGGCCTTGGGACAGGAGCGGACCTTGGAACCTGGAGAAAGAGGGGAGGTCTGAGGGAAGTGCAGGCACAAACCTTCCTACATCCCAAATCCTGCAATCCAGGCTCCCTGCAAGCCCTCCAGACTCCTTGCCCTGCACTGCCACAGGGTCCTCTCTTGATTACCAGGCGCAGGTGAGCCCAGAGGCTGCCCACTGATGACAGCCTCAGGAGGCCAGCCATCTCCCTGGGTGTCCCCCCCTGCACCCCATCATGGGCCCCTTACCGCGATGGTGACCACAGTGCGGTCTGCGAAAGCCGTCATCACCACCTTCTGGAGGATGTTTTCCTGCCAGGTCAGAGCAGCAGCTGTTGGCTCACCTGCCCAGTGGGTGGGGTCTGGCCTGGCTTCTGGCACAGCTCCCATCTGACCCCAACCgtagccccaccccctccctctggcTCTAGTCCCCATAGGACCAACCAGGTTCCCAGTGTTCAGGGGCTGGGTTCCGCCTGTTGGGAGCTcagctgtgtgcatgtgtgtgtgctgtgAGTGTGTCTGGGTGTGCTGGGTTGTGGGGATGGGTGTGAAATTTGTGGGTCCGTGTGcagcttgtgtgtatgtgtgttatatTCCAGCCTTAAGACTACCTGGAATCAGGGTCCCCCAGCCCTTCGCCTTTTCTACTCCATATGACTCTTGATGTTAAAGGCAACTTGAGTTTCAGGACTACTTTGTGCAACCTTCTCCCTAACACCCCCGAAAACCCTCTCCAAGACCCCCACCCCATGGGTGTGCCCCGCACCGACCGTGGCCATGTCGATGGAAGCCGTGGCTTCATCCATGATGAAGATGCTGGTCTTCCTCACAAAGGCCCGGGCCAAGCAGAACAGCTGCCTCTGGCCCTGGCTGAAGTTTTCCCCGCCTTCCGTGATGATGGCATCTGAAAACAGCCCCAGGAAGGGGGCGCAGGGCTGAGTTAATTCTGCGTTGTGAGTTTAGTGGATGGAGTGGCTTGGGGTTTCAGGAAGTGTGTGTACAGGGGTAAATATGTAGGTGTGTGTCATGAGTACAGGTGTGCACAGTGTGGCTGCACCTTACACAACACAGATGCCGTCTGCTGGAGTTACAAAGAGAAGAGCGCTCCCTGGAGTTATGCACGGCTGTGGCCCTGGCATCAGCACAGAGTGTGTCCGTCCTGCATGTGTATGGGCCTTGGTGGGGTGATTTTCTGAAGCCAAGGCTTGGCCGGCCCCCACTGTCCCAGGCGTTTCAACAGATACACCAAAGGTTCTGCTGACCCCTGGGGTGGGGACACAGTCTTCCCAGTAGCCTTgatgagtgacctgtgcctgtgaTTTCCAGTCAGTCCTCTCCTCCCTCCGGGCAGAACTGGGCAGGCAGGTGGATGTGGAGGGCAGGGCCGAATATACCACCATGGCATTGGGGACTTGCAAGCTCTGTCTCCTTACTGTCCCCCCTGTGCCCTGTAGGAGAGGCCAGATCCTGACTGACCAGTtgtgtgacctgggacaaatCACTTGACATCTCTGAGCTCCTGTATAGTGAGAAGTAGAACTTAATGGTCTCTGGGATCCTGGCAGACCCCAGACTCTAAACTCTGGGCAAAGCTAAGACACGGGTGTGAGTTGTCCCTTCCCAGCCCTTACAGGCGTCCTTTAGTACCCGGCCTGTGCTCAGCCAGGAGTAGTTACCAAGGCCTCCTGGCAGTGCCTTCACCACCAGCTTCAACTGGGCTATTTCCAGGGCCTCCCACAGTGTGCTGTCAGAGCACTTCTTCTCCGGGTCCAGGTTAAATCTGGAGGGTGACACACAAAGCCCTTAGAGAGGGGAGCAGGGTCCTGGCTCTATTCCCAGGGGATGCACAGAGGGTGAGGCTGGTGAAGGGAGCAGTGAGTGGGAACTGATTGACTTGGGGGCCTGGCTGGGAGGGGGCAGCAAGGTGCTGGCAGTGGGTGGAGGAAAGCATCCCAGGCTTGAGGGTTGGGGGACCCCTACCAGTGCCTAGGCCTAACGGAAAAGAGAAAGGCATGAGGGTGCAGCTTTAAAGAACCCGCGCCAGCCCTTCATGCCCAGAGCTAGAGCAGGGCTGCTTGCCCAGGGAGGCTCCTGGCCTCGTCCACCGCTTCCTCTCTATGCCCCAGATCTGGAGGAGCGGAGCCGGGcctgggtctggggtgggcctgGTGGCAGGGGTCAGGGGGCTCACCGGATGGTGCCGCTGAAGAGGACGGGTTCCTGCAGGATGATGGAGAGGCGCGAGCGCAGGGTGTGCAGCGGCAGTTTGGCAATGTCGATGCCATCGATGATGATGCGCCCTGCATGCAGACAGTGTCACAGGTGGGGCACCAAGGAGCGGGGAGACGGTGGCGCTGGGGACAGGGTCTGCCTGGAACATGGGTCCCAACGAGGATGCGGGGGAAGGCAGTGATGGCTGGGCCTCCTGTGATGTCTGACCATACCCAGGACTGAGGTCCCATCTCGTGGCTGTGGGTACATGAGGGGTGCCCGTCATACAGCTCACCTTCGAACATGTCCACCATGCGGAAGAAGGCAAGAGAGAAGGAGGACTTCCCACTGCCTGTGCGGCCGCAGATCCCAATCTGGAAAGAGAGGAGCAGGTACGCTGTGGGCACCTGGGGTGTCTGGGAGCCTCTAGTGCTGGGCTGTGCAGGCGTGGGAAGCCCCAGCATCTCTTCTCGTCCTGGCGTTCTGACCAGCATCTCTTTAGCCAGGGCTGGGCCCAGGTTTGGGCTTGTTTCCTGCGGTGGATCCAGAGGGGGCTCCTACTTGTCTGGCTGGGTGTGGTGCATGACTGCGGGGGAGCTGGGGCCACTGGTGTGTCTCTATGTGCCTGGGTGTGGCGGGAGGGCACAGGGGCGGCTGAGCGTTGTGTGCAGGATGTACCGCACCTTCAACTGGAGTCACCTCTCACCCCATCGCATCCGATACAGTGACAGAGGTGGTGATATAGAAGGATAAGAGAGGCAGGGACAGAGGTACATCTAAAGGTCAGAGATAGTGAGACAGACAGCCACAGAcgatgacaaagtgagagagacagagacaaagagacaggAGGAGAGGGGCAGCGTCGGagcagagggggagagaggggggagtCAGTCAGAGTTGGATCAGAGTGCAGACAGGAGCTCCCTCCCCAGGACAGGGCCTCACTCTCTGCCCCAGGACCCTGCTCTGAAGCTCGGGGTACAGTGCCCTGGGAGAGCCCCTGACCATTTGTGGGGGGCCCTGACAAAGCCCCTCTGAG of Balaenoptera ricei isolate mBalRic1 chromosome 8, mBalRic1.hap2, whole genome shotgun sequence contains these proteins:
- the KCNJ11 gene encoding ATP-sensitive inward rectifier potassium channel 11, with product MLSRKGIIPEEYVLTRLAEDPTEPRYRARERRARFVSKNGNCNVAHKNIREQGRFLQDVFTTLVDLKWPYTLLIFTMSFLCSWLLFAMVWWLIAFAHGDLAPGEAAAVPCITSIHSFSSAFLFSIEVQVTIGFGGRMVTEECPLAILILIVQNIVGLMINAIMLGCIFMKTAQAHRRAETLIFSKHAVIALRHSRLCFMLRVGDLRKSMIISATIHMQVVRKTTSPEGEVVPLHQLDIPMENGVGGNNIFLVAPLIIYHVIDAKSPLYDLAPCDLHHHHDLEIVVILEGVVETTGITTQARTSYLADEILWGQRFVPIVSEEDGRYSVDYSKFGNTIKVPTPLCTARQLDEDPSLLDILTLARGSLRKRSMAVAKAKAKFSMSPDSLS